From the genome of Globicephala melas chromosome 11, mGloMel1.2, whole genome shotgun sequence, one region includes:
- the CRIPTO gene encoding protein Cripto, protein MDQRKMERFSSSMILILAFSRAFELGLVTGLGHCELARPSQGDLAFRDNGLQSREEPAIRHRPSQFVPSMGIQNSKELNRTCCLNGGTCMLGSFCACPPSFYGRNCEHDMRKENCGSVPHDTWLPRKCSMCKCWHGQFRCFPQPFLPGCDGHVTDEHLTASGTPELALSACAFMLPGICLAIQSYY, encoded by the exons ATGGACCAAAGAAAGATGGAGCGCTTTTCTTCCAG TATGATTTTGATCCTGGCCTTTTCCAGAGCATTTGAACTGGGATTAGTCACTG GATTGGGCCACTGTGAACTTGCCCGTCCATCACAGGGAGACCTGGCCTTCAGAGACAACGGCCTTCAGTCCCGGGAGGAGCCTGCAATTCGTCATCGGCCTTCCCAGTTTGTACCATCCATGGGAATCCAGAACA GTAAGGAGCTAAACAGAACCTGCTGTCTGAATGGGGGAACCTGCATGCTGGGGTCCTTTTGTGCCTGCCCCCCCTCTTTCTATGGACGGAACTGTGAGCATGACATGCGCAAAGA GAACTGTGGATCTGTGCCCCATGACACCTGGCTGCCCAGAAAGTGTTCCATGTGTAAATGCTGGCACGGCCAGTTCCGCTGCTTTCCTCAGCCTTTCCTACCTGGTTGTG ATGGCCATGTGACGGATGAGCACCTCACAGCTTCCGGGACTCCAGAATTAGCGCTGTCTGCATGTGCTTTTATGCTACCTGGCATCTGCCTTGctatacaaagttattattaA